A genomic window from Leptospiraceae bacterium includes:
- a CDS encoding MBL fold metallo-hydrolase — protein sequence MNVNLDFLQAGSGDSFLLSFYDSNHKYNILIDSGTKGIYELSLKHRLKALCEKKEVIDLLIITHIDIDHIGGILKYAERNMMDGKFIKKLIFNSGEIISKHFNSNIDPSRETKINIESTASQVINTNYKHGITFEKVLRDCLSNQWYQELIIQGKDIDLGNAKLTVLSPTLESLEELNKKWQNEIPKNDSINSSNRKRDWDKEIATLSNFNFLQDNSLPNKSSIAFIFTIKNTTKRILFLADSHMETINKSLKLLGYSENNPLKVEMVKLSHHGSKGNLNYEFLNLVRSQKFLISTSGINKLPDKEALSRIVCNSKRNISETIEFIFNYPSRNYKNLFTSDDKKKYNFICSFNENNSKWASLKI from the coding sequence ATGAATGTTAACTTAGATTTTTTACAAGCTGGATCAGGAGACTCATTTCTATTGAGTTTTTATGATAGCAATCATAAATATAATATTTTAATTGATTCAGGTACAAAAGGAATTTATGAACTAAGTTTAAAACATAGACTAAAAGCACTTTGTGAGAAAAAAGAAGTTATTGATTTATTGATTATTACTCATATAGATATAGATCATATTGGTGGTATTTTAAAATATGCAGAAAGAAATATGATGGACGGTAAATTTATTAAAAAACTTATTTTTAATTCAGGAGAAATTATCTCAAAACATTTTAACTCGAATATTGACCCTTCTCGTGAAACAAAAATTAATATTGAATCGACAGCTTCTCAAGTAATAAATACAAATTATAAACATGGAATAACTTTTGAAAAAGTATTAAGAGATTGTTTATCCAACCAATGGTATCAAGAACTAATTATCCAAGGAAAGGATATTGATTTAGGCAATGCTAAATTAACAGTTTTATCTCCAACATTAGAATCTCTAGAAGAATTGAATAAAAAATGGCAAAATGAAATTCCCAAAAATGACTCGATAAACTCATCTAACAGAAAACGTGATTGGGACAAAGAGATAGCTACTTTGTCAAATTTTAATTTTTTACAGGATAATAGTCTTCCAAATAAAAGTAGTATTGCATTTATATTTACCATTAAGAACACAACTAAACGCATATTATTTTTGGCAGATTCTCATATGGAAACTATCAATAAATCTCTAAAACTTCTTGGTTATTCCGAAAATAATCCTTTGAAAGTGGAGATGGTAAAACTTTCTCATCATGGCAGCAAAGGAAATTTAAATTACGAATTTTTAAATTTAGTTCGTTCACAAAAATTTCTTATTTCTACAAGTGGTATAAATAAGTTACCCGACAAAGAAGCCTTATCGAGAATAGTATGTAATTCAAAAAGGAATATTAGTGAAACAATAGAATTTATTTTTAATTATCCGAGTCGCAATTATAAAAATCTTTTTACCTCTGATGATAAAAAGAAATACAATTTCATTTGTTCATTTAACGAAAACAACTCTAAGTGGGCAAGTTTAAAAATATGA
- a CDS encoding IS1182 family transposase produces the protein MNYIQGTSREQIVLYSECLDNVIKEDSPVRVIDAYVDNLDLKKLGFKIPKLETGKPPYNPHDLLKIYLYGYIERIRSSRKLEKECNRNQELRWLTKNLAPDFKTIADFRKNNKDGIKNIFKEFLFFCKKMNLLTLSIVGIDGTKLRAQNGQNNVFKRERIENIEQNIKSKIQEYLEELELNDISEANELNLKDGDEARDVLNKLKRLTKYNDKVKGIRELFENDPELQVYFANDTDSRFQSDKGKIRPGYNAQTAVDNTNKLIIANDVSQKSNDLEQMTPMIEKVQSIKEELKIENETNAVMDSGYFSEKEIMNNKDKSGINIIVPDTKSALDSNNKRECKSNPDKLPAKGYEIQDFVYDKERDIYVCPAGKELNRQNENPRQTSYGIYVNEYKCKECKDCFHRAKCTNSKTGRTIRVSINRETMDDFKKEMGNEENKKLIRKRKEIVEHPFGTIKRNLGFTYFIQKGIRSVQAEFSFICFAYNFKRVINILGIRAFIDAVNAK, from the coding sequence ATGAATTATATACAAGGAACTTCTCGAGAACAGATAGTATTATACAGTGAATGTTTGGATAACGTCATAAAAGAAGATAGTCCGGTAAGGGTTATTGATGCCTATGTTGATAATCTCGATCTTAAAAAATTAGGTTTTAAAATTCCAAAGTTAGAAACAGGTAAACCACCATATAATCCACATGATTTACTAAAAATATATTTATACGGATATATAGAACGAATCCGAAGTAGCAGAAAATTAGAGAAGGAATGTAATAGAAACCAGGAACTTAGGTGGTTAACAAAGAATCTCGCCCCGGATTTTAAGACAATAGCTGATTTTCGAAAAAATAATAAAGATGGAATAAAAAATATCTTCAAAGAGTTTTTATTCTTTTGCAAGAAAATGAATCTACTAACTCTTTCAATAGTTGGAATTGATGGAACGAAGCTAAGAGCACAGAACGGACAAAATAATGTATTTAAAAGAGAGCGTATTGAAAATATCGAGCAAAATATAAAATCCAAAATACAGGAATATTTGGAGGAATTAGAATTGAATGATATTTCCGAAGCAAATGAACTAAATCTTAAAGATGGAGATGAAGCCAGGGATGTATTAAATAAACTAAAAAGACTAACGAAATACAATGATAAAGTGAAAGGGATTCGGGAATTATTTGAAAACGACCCGGAACTACAGGTCTATTTTGCTAACGACACAGATTCAAGATTTCAAAGTGACAAAGGAAAAATTCGTCCTGGATATAATGCCCAAACTGCAGTGGATAATACAAATAAGTTGATTATTGCAAATGATGTATCGCAAAAGTCAAATGACCTGGAACAAATGACTCCTATGATTGAAAAAGTCCAGTCGATAAAAGAAGAACTTAAAATAGAAAATGAGACAAATGCAGTAATGGATTCCGGATATTTTAGTGAAAAAGAAATAATGAATAATAAAGATAAATCGGGGATAAATATTATAGTACCAGATACCAAATCTGCACTGGATAGTAATAATAAGCGTGAATGTAAAAGTAATCCTGATAAACTTCCTGCAAAAGGATATGAAATCCAGGATTTTGTTTATGATAAAGAGCGGGATATATACGTATGTCCGGCAGGAAAAGAATTAAATAGACAAAATGAAAATCCAAGACAGACGTCATACGGGATTTATGTAAATGAGTATAAATGTAAGGAATGTAAAGATTGTTTTCATAGAGCAAAATGTACCAATAGTAAAACTGGACGAACTATTCGGGTCTCGATAAACCGAGAGACAATGGATGATTTTAAAAAAGAGATGGGGAACGAGGAAAATAAAAAGCTAATTCGTAAACGTAAGGAGATTGTGGAACACCCATTTGGCACTATAAAGAGAAATTTGGGGTTCACTTACTTTATACAAAAAGGAATTAGAAGCGTTCAGGCCGAATTTAGTTTCATATGTTTTGCTTATAATTTTAAAAGAGTCATAAATATTCTGGGAATAAGGGCTTTTATAGATGCTGTAAATGCAAAATAG
- a CDS encoding Rpn family recombination-promoting nuclease/putative transposase encodes MKQKDTEKQNGLLPLYSDIVFKIFCIKKPHLLARLLDAVLGFKGSDRIESLQILNPEIALTKDLEIHIIELPKFLKQVEKLDTELENWLYFLGKAEHLQEKEMKELQERNPVMEEAIEALKDISLDDKTRAYYEMRLKSERDFMAMRHYAYHEGLKKGKEEGIQESSEKERFLTQEIEKTQRLVSIREKRAEHKSKLRTAINLKKMNLSIQAISIATELPETYLEKFFLLRSRYSAER; translated from the coding sequence ATGAAACAGAAAGATACGGAAAAACAGAACGGGCTTTTACCTTTATATAGCGATATCGTATTTAAGATATTTTGCATAAAGAAACCTCATCTCTTAGCAAGACTTTTAGATGCCGTTCTCGGATTTAAAGGAAGCGATAGAATCGAAAGTTTACAAATACTCAACCCGGAAATAGCCTTGACGAAAGATCTGGAAATCCATATAATAGAACTACCCAAATTTCTGAAACAGGTAGAAAAACTGGATACCGAACTGGAAAACTGGTTGTATTTCCTTGGAAAAGCCGAGCATTTGCAGGAAAAAGAGATGAAAGAGTTACAAGAAAGAAACCCGGTCATGGAAGAAGCAATAGAAGCTTTGAAAGATATTTCCCTCGACGATAAGACCAGGGCTTATTACGAGATGCGCTTGAAATCGGAACGGGATTTTATGGCGATGAGGCATTATGCCTACCATGAAGGACTCAAAAAAGGAAAGGAAGAAGGAATTCAGGAGAGCAGTGAAAAAGAACGCTTTCTAACTCAAGAGATAGAGAAGACGCAGCGCCTTGTGAGTATTCGTGAAAAAAGAGCTGAGCATAAAAGTAAACTCAGGACTGCGATAAATTTAAAGAAAATGAATCTTTCCATTCAGGCGATTTCTATTGCTACAGAACTTCCCGAAACTTATCTGGAGAAGTTTTTTTTACTTCGATCTCGCTATTCAGCCGAACGCTAA
- a CDS encoding AAA family ATPase, with product MEALLNLIFKNTTENWTLEAKEAIHSVFGSGSGRYPETNQKLFSLRNPESKAMKVPFTALIHPSNPDSGGYGGMSLVFFPVEGSKPLVAFVVGTQGISPDEMILGKPGHKRKLNAICSFLNQKAKTQDRLVAWNKFDPLRIDIDSKPILKEYPEYQDIFSTYGNVIYAFFVPRDDKKFNEEAIKLFLDFYMEERGGSVLKNVSKEFIDLKSQYLNHLFVQYTEKDIYNILKNRRFLILQGPPGTGKTRLGNHLLKNFFSGNGEVFQFHANVSYENFIGGLFPEPKSSEMGFQFRPKKGALLEAIEKANQNPKKDYLLYIDEINRADLSKVLGEAIYLFEEKDIQDREVKLNYDFAGSIGTNLKIPENFYLLGSMNTADKSIASIDLAIRRRFGFIDIWPDLSVVQNELMRKFFNELIEIFLDFANEDSFSIIPGHSYFLETKNPISFLKMNLLPLLQEYRAQGLVLSFVDKLDSYMQKIANLKEA from the coding sequence ATGGAAGCCTTACTTAATTTGATATTCAAAAATACTACAGAAAACTGGACGCTTGAAGCCAAAGAAGCGATTCATTCGGTATTTGGTAGTGGTAGCGGACGATACCCGGAAACAAATCAAAAACTATTCAGTCTTCGTAATCCAGAAAGTAAAGCGATGAAAGTCCCTTTCACGGCTCTGATTCATCCCTCGAATCCCGATTCGGGAGGATACGGTGGAATGAGTCTTGTTTTTTTCCCAGTTGAAGGAAGTAAGCCCTTGGTTGCTTTTGTAGTTGGAACTCAAGGAATTAGTCCTGATGAAATGATTTTAGGAAAGCCAGGACATAAGAGAAAGTTAAACGCTATCTGTTCGTTTTTAAATCAAAAGGCCAAGACTCAGGATAGACTTGTCGCTTGGAATAAGTTTGACCCTTTACGTATTGATATAGATTCTAAGCCTATTTTAAAAGAATACCCAGAATATCAGGATATTTTTTCCACTTACGGAAATGTAATTTATGCTTTCTTTGTTCCAAGGGATGATAAAAAATTTAACGAAGAAGCAATCAAGCTCTTTCTGGATTTTTATATGGAAGAACGTGGTGGTTCCGTTCTTAAAAACGTTTCTAAAGAGTTCATAGATTTAAAGTCACAATACTTGAATCACCTTTTTGTACAGTATACGGAAAAAGATATTTATAATATTCTAAAAAACAGAAGATTTTTAATTCTGCAAGGACCACCCGGAACAGGAAAAACGCGTTTAGGAAATCATCTTTTGAAAAATTTTTTCTCTGGGAATGGAGAAGTTTTTCAATTTCATGCAAATGTCAGCTATGAGAATTTCATTGGAGGCCTTTTTCCTGAACCCAAAAGCTCAGAGATGGGATTTCAATTCCGTCCTAAAAAAGGTGCTCTTTTAGAAGCAATTGAAAAAGCAAACCAAAACCCAAAAAAAGATTATCTTCTTTATATAGATGAAATCAACCGTGCTGATTTATCGAAAGTTTTAGGAGAGGCTATTTATCTTTTTGAAGAGAAAGACATTCAGGATAGAGAAGTAAAACTGAACTATGATTTTGCCGGTTCTATAGGAACGAATTTAAAAATACCTGAAAATTTTTATCTATTAGGAAGTATGAATACTGCGGATAAGAGCATTGCTTCCATTGACTTAGCCATCAGAAGACGATTTGGTTTTATAGATATTTGGCCTGATTTGTCTGTAGTGCAAAACGAACTTATGCGAAAGTTCTTTAACGAGTTAATTGAAATTTTTTTGGATTTTGCTAATGAAGATAGCTTTTCGATTATTCCAGGTCATTCCTATTTTCTGGAAACGAAAAACCCAATTTCCTTTTTAAAGATGAATCTTTTACCTCTTTTACAGGAATATAGAGCCCAAGGTTTAGTTTTGAGTTTTGTAGATAAGTTAGATTCTTATATGCAAAAAATTGCAAATTTAAAAGAAGCTTAG